Proteins encoded by one window of uncultured Methanobrevibacter sp.:
- a CDS encoding IGHMBP2 family helicase — MKKYIKKLIRLINYERDAEIDLMTHEISSMSGQKREELGRAINKVKGKRMGKELGLEIVQFGRSDIIDTEISVGDMVLISTDNPLRSDLTGTVTEKGARFIKVAFDKRIPKWALKKKVRIDLYANDITFRRMEDNLKHLSLKGKNALEYMLTDRNPKKDRKTPYIDYIDKNLNHSQKIAIEHGLSCENFFLIHGPFGTGKTRTLVELISQETRQNHKVLATAESNAAIDNILERLMANKKLNLTRLGHPQRVSKNNITYSLAYKVEKHKLNKKIKKIYKKIERLIEKRKSYTKPTPQFRRGFGDYDILYNASKGKGGRGISAEKMQSMAQWIEYNQEIDELHADIKRIENKMIRNIVEESDVILATNSSAALESIAKTKFDVAIIDEASQATIPSVLIPIAKAHRFILAGDHKQLPPTIISTKAGELENTLFEALIRKYPHKSQLLNVQYRMNKLLMKFPNSEFYNNSLKSDTSVDSINIKDIIGSNYNEEALLFMDTSQIEKNHENHLKDSKSIINKAEAEIAVSVAQDYMTAGVKEEDIGIISPYADQVKIIQENTPVEVKTVDGFQGREKEIIIISTVRSNEHGNIGFLNDLRRLNVAITRAKRKLIIIGNKDTLKNNPTYSRLIEFVESENLLIKV; from the coding sequence GTGAAAAAGTATATTAAAAAATTAATAAGGCTCATAAATTATGAACGGGATGCAGAAATTGACCTGATGACACATGAAATCAGTTCAATGTCAGGACAAAAAAGGGAAGAACTGGGAAGAGCCATCAACAAGGTTAAAGGAAAACGCATGGGCAAAGAATTAGGTCTAGAAATTGTTCAATTTGGAAGGTCAGACATAATAGATACCGAAATCAGCGTTGGAGACATGGTGCTGATTAGTACAGATAACCCGTTAAGAAGTGATTTGACTGGAACAGTTACTGAAAAAGGAGCCAGATTCATCAAGGTTGCCTTTGATAAAAGAATTCCAAAATGGGCGCTGAAAAAGAAGGTGAGAATAGATCTATATGCAAATGACATCACATTTAGAAGAATGGAAGACAACCTAAAGCATTTAAGTTTAAAGGGAAAAAACGCATTGGAGTACATGCTAACTGACAGAAACCCTAAAAAAGATAGAAAAACCCCTTATATTGATTATATTGATAAAAACTTAAATCATTCACAAAAAATAGCAATAGAACATGGTTTATCATGTGAAAATTTCTTTTTAATTCATGGGCCGTTCGGAACAGGGAAAACCAGAACATTAGTTGAGTTGATATCACAGGAAACCCGGCAGAATCATAAGGTGCTTGCAACCGCTGAAAGTAATGCGGCAATAGACAACATCCTAGAGCGCCTGATGGCAAATAAAAAATTGAATCTGACCAGATTAGGCCATCCGCAAAGGGTTTCAAAAAACAATATCACATATTCTTTAGCGTATAAGGTTGAAAAGCATAAGTTGAATAAGAAAATCAAAAAAATTTACAAAAAAATTGAAAGATTAATCGAAAAAAGAAAGTCCTATACCAAACCGACACCGCAATTCAGACGTGGCTTTGGAGATTACGACATATTATACAATGCATCAAAAGGAAAAGGTGGAAGGGGAATAAGCGCTGAAAAAATGCAGTCCATGGCACAATGGATTGAATATAATCAGGAAATTGATGAACTGCATGCAGACATCAAAAGAATTGAAAATAAAATGATTCGAAATATCGTTGAAGAAAGTGATGTCATCCTCGCAACAAACTCTTCAGCTGCACTTGAATCCATTGCAAAAACCAAATTTGATGTTGCAATTATTGATGAAGCTTCACAGGCAACCATACCAAGCGTTCTAATCCCAATTGCAAAGGCGCATAGATTCATACTTGCAGGAGACCACAAGCAACTCCCCCCAACAATTATAAGTACAAAAGCGGGAGAACTTGAAAATACATTATTTGAAGCCTTAATCAGAAAGTATCCCCATAAATCACAATTATTAAATGTTCAGTACAGAATGAATAAGCTTTTAATGAAGTTTCCGAACTCCGAGTTTTACAACAACAGTTTGAAGAGTGATACAAGCGTGGATTCAATCAATATAAAAGACATCATTGGTTCCAATTATAATGAAGAGGCACTTCTTTTTATGGACACTTCACAAATTGAAAAAAATCATGAAAATCACCTGAAGGATTCCAAATCAATAATAAATAAGGCAGAAGCTGAAATTGCTGTTAGCGTTGCTCAGGATTACATGACTGCAGGAGTTAAGGAGGAGGATATAGGAATCATTAGCCCCTATGCAGATCAGGTAAAGATTATCCAGGAAAATACTCCTGTTGAAGTAAAAACCGTTGACGGATTCCAGGGACGGGAAAAGGAAATCATCATCATTTCAACAGTAAGAAGCAATGAACACGGAAACATCGGATTTTTAAATGATTTAAGACGTTTGAACGTTGCAATTACAAGAGCGAAAAGAAAATTAATAATAATTGGAAATAAGGATACCTTAAAAAACAATCCGACATACTCCCGACTGATTGAATTTGTCGAGAGTGAAAATTTACTGATTAAAGTTTAG
- a CDS encoding succinylglutamate desuccinylase/aspartoacylase family protein, translated as MYNIIMDFEKVECVDNLEMSYISNLSGGYISRNTHVFNQIELNELNKFILEKSVFGTPIFKLGHGENKLLILSGIHGNELPSQIANIRLLNELVDKKINGTVFFIPFAAPKATMENKRLFNTLDLNRASHVKNSLSNLIIQKIEELGISFVGDFHSTAFNSNPGFESIFSTKSPTAESFLIANYIARDIDSRIIALDCAGESYMGAVEDVCNVRGIPAITGEVLSPFASVGEGSVERSYLQMKSFLSYFGI; from the coding sequence ATGTATAATATTATTATGGATTTTGAAAAAGTGGAATGTGTAGATAATTTGGAAATGAGCTATATTTCAAATTTATCTGGAGGTTATATTTCAAGAAATACACATGTGTTCAATCAAATTGAATTAAATGAGTTAAATAAGTTTATTTTAGAAAAATCTGTTTTTGGAACACCTATATTTAAGTTGGGGCATGGTGAAAATAAGCTTTTGATTCTATCTGGAATACATGGGAATGAATTGCCTTCACAAATTGCAAACATTCGACTTTTAAATGAATTGGTTGATAAAAAAATAAATGGTACTGTTTTTTTCATTCCTTTTGCTGCTCCAAAGGCGACAATGGAAAATAAAAGATTATTTAATACTTTGGATTTAAATAGGGCATCTCATGTTAAAAATTCACTAAGCAATCTCATAATTCAAAAGATTGAAGAGTTGGGCATTAGTTTTGTAGGGGATTTTCACTCTACCGCTTTCAATTCAAATCCAGGGTTTGAATCAATATTTTCAACTAAATCTCCAACTGCAGAAAGCTTTTTGATTGCAAATTATATTGCAAGGGATATTGACAGTAGAATCATTGCACTGGACTGCGCTGGTGAATCTTATATGGGGGCTGTTGAAGATGTATGCAATGTAAGGGGCATTCCTGCCATAACTGGTGAGGTTCTGTCTCCTTTTGCTAGTGTCGGTGAGGGTAGTGTTGAGAGGTCTTATCTTCAGATGAAAAGTTTTTTATCATACTTTGGGATTTAA
- a CDS encoding metal-dependent hydrolase, which translates to MISISSYKGHSVFALLLALMFFHNPLLIALTFIGVNIPDFDHKFKKDRVYKLIILGLIVFISLYILKLPYFVGLIIVFLGITFYFSEHRSFTHSIFGALVLTSAVSLIIIWSYELVLGFTILDNSYLIIAVLIALLSFLFLNKKLLLVFLPVFFLSLFFIKDVDFNYIEIVLALFLGVFSHIVLDSFTPAGIKIFAPLSSKKVYKRFGLISIFILVIFAIMYRLPILFKLFEQYISMF; encoded by the coding sequence GTGATTTCAATATCTTCTTATAAAGGACACTCAGTATTTGCACTTTTGCTCGCATTGATGTTTTTTCACAATCCTCTGTTAATTGCTTTAACATTTATCGGTGTAAATATTCCGGATTTTGATCATAAGTTTAAAAAAGATCGTGTTTATAAGTTGATTATTTTAGGATTGATAGTGTTCATTTCACTTTATATCCTTAAATTACCTTATTTCGTAGGATTGATTATTGTATTCTTGGGGATAACATTCTATTTTTCGGAACACAGAAGTTTTACACATTCAATATTTGGGGCTTTGGTGTTGACTTCTGCTGTTTCGCTGATAATAATCTGGAGTTATGAATTGGTATTGGGATTTACTATTTTGGATAATTCTTATCTGATTATTGCTGTTTTGATAGCTCTTTTAAGTTTTTTATTTTTAAATAAAAAATTATTGCTCGTATTTTTGCCGGTGTTCTTTTTAAGTTTATTTTTTATAAAAGATGTGGATTTTAATTATATTGAAATAGTGCTGGCATTATTTTTGGGGGTATTTTCTCACATTGTCTTGGATTCTTTTACACCTGCAGGAATTAAGATTTTTGCTCCATTATCTTCGAAAAAGGTTTATAAACGTTTTGGTTTGATTTCAATTTTTATATTGGTTATTTTTGCAATTATGTATCGCTTGCCTATTTTGTTTAAATTATTTGAACAGTATATTTCAATGTTTTAG
- a CDS encoding arsenic resistance protein — MELVEKLEPIIIFSAVIIGLIFSNIQIIADNTSSLINIFLCLMLFGLFLEVPLSELKNSFKNVKFTSTSLIINFIWTPLFGYFLGSLFLKGNVDILIGFFMLILTPCTDWYLVFTKMAKGDLPLSLSILPINLVLQIVLLPAYLILFFSSGNSMDYTQLMYSLIIVIVIPFTAAQIVKFILNNELNEKAANLFSSLQIWFLSLAVFCIFASQGELLFENLDSVLTIFVPLILFFIANAIIDLLVSEKINFNYSEYASLTMTTLARNSPLALAIAINSFPGHELISIALVIGPLIELPVLYIVSKFCLWIKDSGLFFVCRF, encoded by the coding sequence ATGGAATTGGTAGAAAAACTGGAACCTATAATAATATTTTCAGCAGTGATTATAGGATTAATATTTTCCAACATACAAATTATTGCAGACAACACAAGTAGTCTAATCAACATATTTTTATGCTTAATGCTTTTCGGATTGTTTTTGGAAGTACCATTGTCCGAATTGAAAAACAGTTTCAAAAATGTTAAGTTTACGTCAACCAGCCTGATAATCAATTTCATATGGACTCCTCTATTCGGATATTTCCTCGGATCACTGTTTTTGAAAGGAAACGTTGACATATTAATCGGATTTTTCATGCTCATTTTAACACCCTGCACAGACTGGTACTTGGTATTTACAAAAATGGCTAAAGGAGACCTGCCGTTAAGCCTGTCAATACTGCCAATTAATCTGGTGCTTCAGATTGTTTTGCTTCCAGCATATCTGATATTGTTTTTTTCAAGCGGAAATTCCATGGATTATACACAACTTATGTATTCACTCATTATAGTTATTGTAATTCCATTCACAGCAGCACAGATTGTTAAATTCATATTAAACAATGAATTAAACGAAAAGGCAGCGAATTTATTCAGTTCACTTCAAATTTGGTTTCTATCACTTGCTGTGTTTTGCATATTTGCATCACAGGGAGAACTGCTATTTGAAAATCTGGATTCAGTATTGACAATATTTGTTCCACTGATCCTGTTTTTCATTGCAAATGCAATAATCGACTTGCTTGTGTCTGAAAAAATTAACTTTAACTATTCGGAATACGCAAGCTTAACAATGACAACATTGGCTCGAAATTCCCCATTGGCACTAGCAATTGCAATTAACTCATTTCCAGGACATGAACTGATATCAATTGCATTGGTCATCGGCCCTTTAATCGAACTGCCAGTACTTTATATCGTGTCAAAATTCTGCCTGTGGATTAAGGATTCAGGACTGTTTTTTGTTTGTAGATTCTAA
- a CDS encoding monovalent cation/H+ antiporter subunit E: MFLTRIGYGIAYFVVLIYEVIKATIDVAFNSVLRRNIDPIVVDIETVLERPVSQTILANSISLTPGTLSVDLDSENNIIKVAAISPRSKEDIIPFEPYIKKMLE; encoded by the coding sequence ATGTTTTTGACTAGAATCGGCTATGGAATTGCTTATTTCGTAGTTCTTATTTATGAAGTGATTAAAGCAACAATCGACGTTGCTTTTAATTCAGTTTTAAGGAGAAACATTGATCCTATTGTTGTCGATATTGAAACTGTCTTGGAAAGACCTGTTTCTCAAACAATATTGGCTAATAGTATATCTTTGACTCCTGGTACTTTGTCTGTTGATTTGGACAGTGAAAATAACATTATCAAAGTAGCTGCTATTTCTCCAAGAAGTAAAGAGGATATTATTCCTTTTGAACCATATATAAAGAAAATGTTGGAATAA
- a CDS encoding cation:proton antiporter: MIEYIQSALLIISAILIIISAIGILSLGKDTKNKVYARIHIVGLFDIACIIAMIGLGQFLLAGIYFILAPFTAHAIANAYWKREDRENNSELQNIVEDVDENHPFLHPKEKMQALESENSEKLKADERFSVTTLEIDEGE, translated from the coding sequence ATGATAGAGTATATTCAGTCAGCCCTTCTTATCATATCAGCTATTTTAATTATAATTTCTGCAATAGGAATCTTAAGTCTGGGTAAAGATACCAAGAATAAAGTTTATGCAAGAATCCACATTGTAGGTTTGTTTGATATTGCATGTATAATTGCTATGATTGGTTTAGGCCAGTTTTTACTTGCTGGAATTTACTTTATCTTAGCACCTTTCACAGCACATGCAATAGCTAACGCTTATTGGAAAAGAGAAGATAGAGAAAATAATTCAGAATTACAGAATATTGTTGAAGATGTAGATGAAAATCATCCATTTTTACATCCTAAAGAAAAAATGCAAGCTTTAGAAAGTGAAAATTCAGAAAAACTTAAGGCTGATGAAAGATTTTCAGTAACTACATTGGAAATTGATGAGGGTGAGTAA
- a CDS encoding DUF4040 domain-containing protein, protein MSKMLELVLGIVMILSAILALIQKDLLKAAILTGFCGGAMAVLFQILLAPDVALTQAIVGAAIIPVFIALAVKKTQREDS, encoded by the coding sequence GTGAGTAAGATGTTGGAATTAGTATTGGGTATTGTAATGATTTTAAGTGCAATTCTTGCTCTTATTCAAAAAGATTTATTGAAAGCAGCAATCTTAACAGGATTTTGTGGGGGAGCTATGGCCGTATTGTTCCAAATTTTATTGGCTCCTGATGTTGCTTTGACACAAGCTATTGTTGGTGCAGCAATTATTCCTGTATTCATTGCTTTGGCTGTTAAGAAAACTCAAAGGGAGGATAGCTGA
- a CDS encoding cation:proton antiporter subunit C — protein sequence MAQVQLIILITSVALVIIGLYSAIFIDNIIKKIIGISFIEEGANLFIVAIGYKAGGVVPILMPGMDTSWFASNAAYPLPFGLVLTSIVIGASTLAVMLALVMVLYKKYGTLSTKVMLADTSKQEEYNE from the coding sequence ATGGCGCAAGTACAACTTATAATATTGATTACGTCTGTTGCATTAGTCATTATTGGACTTTATTCTGCAATATTCATTGACAATATTATAAAAAAGATTATTGGTATTAGTTTTATAGAAGAGGGCGCTAACTTATTTATTGTTGCCATTGGTTATAAAGCAGGTGGTGTTGTACCTATTTTAATGCCTGGAATGGATACTTCATGGTTTGCATCTAATGCTGCTTATCCATTGCCTTTCGGTTTAGTGCTTACCAGTATTGTAATTGGTGCAAGTACATTGGCAGTAATGCTTGCGTTAGTAATGGTTTTATATAAAAAATATGGCACTTTATCTACTAAAGTAATGCTGGCAGATACATCAAAACAGGAGGAATACAATGAATGA
- the ehbF gene encoding energy conserving hydrogenase EhbF: MNELIPLMVIVPLMAALLISAFSRFNTVTKIFAFVVAICLPIIPIASNYGLHYFGGYEPMLDNVTNVMFHPAITYSFTFLQQIFIAMVGLLTFLVIFIYLTKYKEVSGPYLFLLFLGTAAVTAMLLTDDIFHMFVFFEILALAQVGIVAASSISYSNEMALKYMILGSIGSPMMLLGIGFLLAMTGSVNITDIAAAVHNGLVDVTSPVFLMSLALIFFGWLYASGLPPFHTIKSGIYSKAEPHGAALLQSFTVISMISIVLVMFRIYSTLPIFEVLIVFFSILAMILGVSLALTQTDFRRMIGFLAVGELGFIGLGIGLGTQYSITAGLFQALNEITITALLFIGFGAIVNATNEVDTRKLGGLLAYHPKVSIMLLIGGLAMAGVPPLSGFQSKLMLVQASLSCGYPEISILAIVVSIATFVVFVKTYYSMFLKPKPNDLDVEHKEVPRAMIFAMGILLIIVIAFGVYPDVVTNGISNFVGGIL, translated from the coding sequence ATGAATGAATTAATTCCACTTATGGTTATCGTTCCATTGATGGCAGCATTGCTTATTAGTGCATTTTCAAGGTTCAACACAGTAACAAAGATTTTCGCTTTTGTTGTTGCAATTTGTCTTCCGATTATACCAATTGCTTCTAACTATGGTCTTCATTACTTTGGTGGATATGAACCTATGTTGGACAATGTCACAAATGTGATGTTCCATCCGGCAATTACCTATTCATTCACATTCTTGCAACAGATATTTATTGCGATGGTTGGTCTTTTAACATTCTTAGTTATTTTCATTTATTTAACTAAATATAAAGAAGTTTCCGGACCTTATCTGTTCTTGTTGTTCTTAGGTACTGCTGCAGTGACTGCAATGTTATTGACTGATGATATTTTCCACATGTTTGTGTTCTTTGAAATATTGGCTCTTGCACAAGTAGGTATAGTTGCAGCTTCATCAATTAGTTATAGTAATGAAATGGCCTTAAAATACATGATTTTAGGTTCAATCGGATCTCCAATGATGCTTCTGGGAATTGGATTCCTATTGGCAATGACTGGTAGCGTAAATATTACCGATATCGCTGCTGCTGTTCACAATGGTTTGGTTGATGTTACTTCTCCAGTATTCTTGATGTCACTCGCATTAATATTCTTCGGTTGGTTATATGCTTCTGGTTTACCGCCGTTCCATACCATCAAGTCTGGAATTTATTCAAAAGCAGAACCTCATGGTGCAGCATTGCTTCAGTCATTCACTGTCATTTCCATGATTTCAATCGTATTGGTCATGTTTAGAATCTATTCAACACTTCCTATATTTGAAGTCCTCATAGTCTTCTTCTCTATCTTGGCTATGATTTTAGGTGTTTCACTCGCACTTACTCAAACAGACTTCAGAAGAATGATTGGATTTTTAGCTGTTGGAGAATTAGGTTTCATTGGTCTGGGTATTGGTCTTGGTACTCAATATTCAATAACTGCAGGTCTTTTCCAGGCTTTGAATGAAATTACTATTACTGCATTATTATTCATTGGATTTGGCGCTATAGTCAATGCAACTAATGAAGTCGATACAAGAAAACTGGGTGGACTTTTAGCTTACCATCCAAAAGTAAGTATTATGCTTTTAATTGGTGGGCTAGCAATGGCAGGTGTTCCTCCATTAAGCGGTTTCCAATCTAAATTAATGCTTGTTCAAGCTTCTTTAAGTTGTGGATATCCGGAAATATCCATTTTGGCTATTGTGGTAAGTATTGCTACATTTGTAGTATTCGTAAAAACATATTACTCAATGTTTTTAAAACCAAAACCTAATGATTTGGATGTTGAACATAAGGAAGTTCCACGTGCGATGATTTTTGCAATGGGAATTTTATTGATTATTGTTATTGCATTCGGTGTATATCCTGATGTTGTAACAAATGGAATTTCTAACTTTGTAGGAGGGATATTATGA
- a CDS encoding hydrogenase, whose protein sequence is MKLYDQIFDIVKQFKKLFSPGPVTNADVSGIVTAEIFLIVSLVLSAILLRHVSVLLAGLVTLILTIVLISSIPLIPKFKIEQDDSLEKMLFYAIVTLAILGVFLYWGGNLV, encoded by the coding sequence ATGAAACTATATGATCAAATTTTTGATATTGTAAAACAATTCAAGAAATTGTTTTCACCAGGTCCTGTAACTAATGCGGATGTTTCAGGTATAGTTACTGCGGAAATTTTCTTAATAGTTTCATTGGTTCTATCTGCAATATTATTAAGACATGTAAGTGTTTTACTTGCAGGTTTGGTAACATTGATATTGACAATTGTGTTGATTTCTAGTATTCCACTTATTCCTAAATTTAAAATAGAACAGGATGATTCATTAGAGAAAATGTTGTTTTATGCAATTGTAACGCTGGCGATACTTGGTGTATTCTTGTACTGGGGTGGTAATCTTGTCTAA
- the mbhE gene encoding hydrogen gas-evolving membrane-bound hydrogenase subunit E, which translates to MSKATVRNLLAAILTALFSITLADAVFHISSIINPGVSNIYNALGTQIAPNMVTVVIFDFRAYDTLGESIILLTAGLVVLLIFGRGLLGDKR; encoded by the coding sequence TTGTCTAAAGCTACAGTTCGTAATTTGCTTGCAGCAATATTGACTGCATTGTTTTCAATTACTTTGGCAGATGCCGTATTCCACATAAGCAGTATAATTAATCCTGGCGTAAGTAATATATATAATGCATTAGGAACTCAGATTGCTCCGAACATGGTTACTGTCGTAATTTTTGATTTCAGGGCATATGATACATTAGGAGAATCAATTATATTGTTAACTGCCGGTTTGGTGGTATTGCTTATATTTGGTAGAGGATTATTGGGGGATAAACGATGA
- a CDS encoding MnhB domain-containing protein, with amino-acid sequence MSQGSMILKLISLPISIILICLGIMTILGGHITPGGGFQGGAMIASGIILSILVYGLGNSPLELSHTYIEVLESVGALGFVIFGLIGLFVGGFYLYNVGTDVLNIVPAAIQNVFHYPDVTNAGIIPYLNIFVGLKVFVGLSSIVIAFAGFKKIVEESE; translated from the coding sequence ATGAGTCAAGGCAGCATGATTTTAAAACTTATATCTTTACCAATTTCAATCATATTGATTTGTTTAGGGATAATGACCATTCTTGGAGGACATATAACTCCGGGTGGAGGTTTCCAAGGTGGTGCAATGATAGCTAGTGGAATTATATTGTCTATACTTGTTTATGGTTTAGGTAATTCTCCACTGGAATTGTCTCATACATATATTGAAGTTCTTGAATCTGTTGGTGCATTAGGTTTTGTCATTTTCGGATTAATCGGTTTATTCGTTGGTGGATTCTACCTTTATAATGTAGGTACTGATGTGTTAAATATCGTTCCTGCAGCTATTCAAAATGTTTTCCACTATCCTGATGTTACTAATGCAGGTATAATTCCATACCTCAATATATTCGTTGGTTTGAAAGTATTTGTAGGATTATCCTCAATTGTTATTGCATTTGCAGGATTTAAGAAGATTGTGGAGGAGAGTGAATGA
- a CDS encoding energy-converting hydrogenase B subunit J, translated as MMLSLGPIIFGLILGLVIGSQIKLGVSDTHFTLGSFVVIFIAGIVVAWQSGNYPFYTDLPISTAFLAALIGIFVGKLLFARSK; from the coding sequence ATGATGTTAAGTTTAGGACCTATAATATTTGGATTGATATTGGGTTTAGTTATCGGTTCTCAGATTAAACTTGGTGTCAGCGATACTCATTTCACTCTTGGATCATTTGTAGTAATTTTTATTGCAGGTATTGTTGTGGCATGGCAATCTGGTAATTATCCATTTTACACAGATTTACCGATATCCACTGCATTTCTAGCTGCTTTAATTGGAATTTTTGTAGGCAAACTACTATTTGCAAGGAGTAAATAA
- a CDS encoding 4Fe-4S binding protein yields the protein MFLTTNTCEGKRDCIKKCPTKAIKFINGKAFSCLTCGICQKNCPNDAIFRNIYGGYVVDRAKCNGCGMCMYNCPTNNITIEDGIVYGICSRCGVCSEVCSNRIDGYEVEKDRQITLIKSFNILDPPLKDVPHKTDNIKTEVTRYYYGTDLEKCILCGRCQQYCPASAIQVRIDRDEGICSECRLCEDVCPNGSMNRLQIVNRDTCTLCLNCMKACPHNAISVDGFKININKLNQKPDGSIISCLNCGLCADLCENGSQKRDGNKLRYDPTADTENVTHDKAIDACPIHILHEDDEMFIYDEIDDVELPTLSGFCVSCGKCVQVCDVAKARQVMVYSWDGKVSDDCISCGICSEVCQEDAITLHRGKISVDLDKCILCENCAVHCPVDAIPKSTMYKNEITGGFNFIEQQLCMHCGLCHKTCSYDAIDEIDGQFVVNEDKCTYCGACKNACPAKAFLFERNFKDSIEGI from the coding sequence ATGTTTTTAACAACTAATACATGTGAAGGAAAAAGAGATTGTATTAAAAAATGCCCTACAAAAGCCATTAAGTTTATCAATGGAAAGGCTTTTAGTTGTCTTACTTGTGGAATTTGTCAGAAAAACTGTCCGAATGATGCAATATTCCGCAATATTTACGGAGGATATGTTGTAGACAGAGCCAAATGTAATGGCTGTGGAATGTGTATGTACAACTGCCCAACCAATAACATTACTATTGAAGATGGAATTGTATATGGTATTTGTTCACGTTGTGGAGTATGTAGTGAAGTCTGTTCAAATCGTATTGATGGTTATGAAGTAGAAAAAGACAGACAAATCACATTAATCAAGTCATTTAACATATTGGACCCTCCTTTAAAGGATGTTCCACATAAAACAGATAATATTAAGACTGAAGTTACTCGATATTACTATGGCACAGATTTAGAGAAATGTATATTGTGCGGCAGATGTCAGCAATATTGTCCTGCAAGCGCAATTCAAGTACGTATTGATAGGGATGAAGGAATTTGCAGTGAATGCAGATTATGTGAAGATGTATGTCCTAACGGTTCAATGAATAGACTACAAATTGTTAATAGAGATACATGTACTCTTTGTCTAAACTGTATGAAAGCATGTCCTCATAATGCGATTTCTGTTGATGGATTTAAGATAAATATTAATAAGTTGAATCAAAAACCTGACGGCTCAATCATATCTTGCCTAAACTGTGGTTTATGTGCAGATTTATGTGAAAATGGGTCTCAAAAAAGGGATGGTAATAAATTAAGATATGATCCAACAGCTGATACTGAGAATGTTACTCATGATAAGGCTATTGATGCATGTCCGATTCACATTTTACATGAAGATGATGAGATGTTTATCTATGATGAAATTGATGATGTTGAATTACCTACATTATCCGGTTTCTGCGTATCTTGTGGAAAATGTGTTCAAGTTTGTGATGTAGCCAAAGCTCGCCAAGTAATGGTCTATTCATGGGATGGAAAAGTATCTGATGATTGTATTTCCTGTGGAATATGTAGTGAAGTTTGTCAGGAAGATGCAATTACTCTGCATAGAGGAAAGATTTCCGTTGATTTGGATAAATGTATCTTATGTGAAAATTGTGCTGTTCACTGTCCGGTTGATGCCATACCTAAATCTACAATGTATAAAAATGAAATTACTGGTGGATTCAATTTCATCGAACAGCAATTGTGTATGCATTGTGGTTTGTGTCATAAGACTTGTTCATATGATGCAATTGATGAAATCGATGGACAGTTTGTTGTTAATGAAGATAAATGTACATATTGTGGTGCATGTAAAAATGCATGTCCTGCAAAAGCATTCTTATTCGAAAGAAATTTTAAAGATTCAATAGAGGGTATTTAA
- a CDS encoding 4Fe-4S binding protein: protein MSNLLKIALQGAFTNFKRIFFAADRVTDMELRKQIATLSVEVDDRVDESACIGCGGCANVCPTGAIEMKGLTSPKKLTDDWIKSEVPEINLEKCVVCYYCHDFCPIFSLYGQKGTIHPSCVGDQEVDLDLTEPFKISDEKLKVISQYLSDNTVLRNREEGD, encoded by the coding sequence ATGAGCAATTTACTTAAAATAGCTTTACAAGGAGCTTTTACTAACTTTAAAAGAATCTTTTTTGCAGCTGATAGAGTTACTGACATGGAATTGAGAAAACAAATCGCCACTCTTTCAGTAGAAGTTGATGATAGGGTTGACGAATCAGCTTGTATTGGATGCGGAGGTTGTGCCAATGTATGTCCGACAGGTGCAATTGAGATGAAAGGGCTAACCAGTCCTAAAAAATTAACTGATGATTGGATTAAAAGCGAAGTACCTGAAATTAATCTAGAAAAATGCGTTGTATGTTATTATTGTCATGATTTCTGTCCGATATTTTCACTTTATGGTCAGAAAGGAACAATCCATCCAAGCTGTGTTGGAGATCAGGAAGTTGACCTTGATTTGACTGAACCATTTAAAATTTCAGATGAAAAGCTTAAAGTCATTTCACAATATTTATCAGATAATACTGTGTTGAGAAATAGGGAGGAAGGTGATTAG